From one Humulus lupulus chromosome 8, drHumLupu1.1, whole genome shotgun sequence genomic stretch:
- the LOC133797037 gene encoding proline-rich receptor-like protein kinase PERK1: MSTPGGSPAPSSPPATNSTSPPPPTPTATPPTTPSTPAPPPATPSPPAATSPPPSTTPSPPAATPPTPSPPAPTTPVPSPPSTTTPPPDSSASPPPPSTPSTTPATPSTPSRSPPPPSRTNTPTTPSNPSRSPPPPSRSSSAPGPSSSPSMSTGVVVGIAIGAVAILVVLSILCVCCTKKKRRRRDQEGYYVPPPPPGPKENNQRWQQNPPPPDHVYMQKPSPPPAVASRLSQPPGYSLKPPPPPPPFSNSSGGSASNYSGSDNPHPPPPPPGYSLGFSKSTFTYEELALATDGFSDANLLGQGGFGYVHKGVLPNGKEVAVKQLKAGSGQGEREFQAEVDIISRVHHKHLVSLVGYCMIGAQRMLVYEFVPNNTMEFHLHGKGRPTMEWSTRLKIALGSAKGLAYLHEDCHPKIIHRDIKSANILMDFKFEAKVADFGLAKFSSDLNTHVSTRVMGTFGYLAPEYASSGKLTEKSDVFSFGIMLLELITGRRPVDMTHSYVEDSLVDWARPLLNRAFEDRNFDELIDPRLQNNYDENEMVRMVACAAACVRHSARRRPKMSQIVRALEGDVSLADLNEGIRPGHSNIYSSHGSSDYDTSQYNEDMKKFRKMALGSQEYGASSEYSGPTSEYGLYPSGSSGEGQTTREMEMGKMKRNGQGFSGKPL, encoded by the exons ATGTCAACTCCGGGAGGTTCACCGGCGCCGAGTTCGCCGCCGGCTACTAACTCGACCTCACCACCCCCTCCGACCCCAACCGCAACGCCGCCTACTACTCCATCAACTCCCGCACCTCCACCAGCCACTCCGTCTCCTCCGGCTGCCACATCTCCGCCTCCTTCTACCACTCCCTCGCCGCCAGCAGCTACCCCTCCGACTCCCTCGCCACCAGCGCCTACTACACCAGTTCCCTCGCCTCCCTCGACTACAACGCCACCTCCGGACTCATCGGCTTCTCCACCGCCACCATCGACGCCGTCCACAACTCCAGCGACTCCATCTACTCCGTCGAGGTCTCCTCCGCCCCCGTCTCGTACCAACACGCCAACAACACCTTCTAATCCGAGCCGGAGCCCGCCCCCTCCTTCTAGGTCTTCGTCAGCACCGGGACCCTCAAGTTCGCCGTCGATGTCGACCGGGGTTGTGGTTGGGATAGCTATAGGCGCAGTCGCTATCTTAGTTGTGCTGAGCATTCTATGCGTTTGTTGCaccaagaagaagagaaggagacgCGACCAAGAAGGTTACTACGTTCCTCCGCCACCTCCTGGGCCTAAAG AAAACAATCAACGCTGGCAGCAAAATCCTCCCCCTCCCGACCATGTCTATATGCAAAAACCATCTCCTCCACCGGCAGTCGCATCACGGCTTTCTCAACCCCCGGGATACAGCCTGAAACCtccaccaccacctccaccttTTTCAAACAGCAGTGGAGGCTCAGCCTCTAATTATTCAGGATCTGACAATCCTCATCCACCACCACCTCCCCCTGGCTATTCTTTAGGCTTTTCAAAGAGCACATTTACATATGAGGAGTTAGCATTGGCTACAGATGGCTTCTCAGATGCTAATCTCCTTGGGCAAGGTGGTTTTGGATATGTCCACAAGGGAGTCCTTCCAAATGGGAAGGAAGTTGCAGTGAAGCAGCTCAAAGCTGGAAGCGGTCAAGGAGAACGTGAATTTCAGGCAGAAGTTGATATTATTAGCCGAGTTCATCACAAGCACCTTGTTTCACTAGTTGGTTACTGCATGATTGGGGCCCAGAGAATGCTTGTTTACGAATTTGTTCCAAACAACACTATGGAGTTCCACTTACATG GAAAGGGACGACCCACCATGGAATGGTCCACCAGACTTAAAATTGCTTTAGGATCTGCTAAAGGACTTGCATATCTTCACGAGGACT GTCATCCAAAAATCATTCACCGTGATATTAAATCAGCTAATATACTTATGGATTTCAAATTTGAGGCCAAG GTTGCAGATTTTGGACTAGCAAAGTTTTCTTCTGATCTCAATACTCATGTTTCAACCCGAGTGATGGGAACTTTTGG ATATCTGGCTCCAGAATATGCTTCTAGTGGGAAGCTCACAGAAAAGTCAGACGTTTTCTCCTTTGGTATCATGCTTTTGGAGTTAATTACTGGACGCCGACCTGTTGATATGACTCACTCTTATGTGGAGGATAGTTTGGTAGATTGG GCAAGGCCGTTGCTCAATCGAGCTTTTGAAGACAGAAATTTCGATGAGCTGATTGATCCCAGGCTGCAAAACAATTATGATGAAAATGAGATGGTTCGTATGGTTGCTTGTGCTGCAGCTTGTGTACGTCATTCTGCTAGGCGTCGACCAAAAATGAGCCAG ATTGTTCGCGCATTGGAGGGAGATGTTTCTCTAGCTGATCTCAACGAAGGAATCAGGCCCGGCCACAGCAACATTTACAGTTCTCATGGAAGCTCTGATTACGATACGAGTCAATACAATGAGGACATGAAAAAGTTTAGGAAGATGGCGTTAGGAAGCCAGGAGTATGGTGCCAGCAGTGAGTACAGTGGACCGACCAGTGAATATGGTCTCTACCCATCTGGTTCGAGTGGTGAAGGCCAAACTACTCGAGAAATGGAGATgggaaagatgaaaagaaatGGTCAAGGTTTTAGCGGAAAGCCTCTTTAA
- the LOC133797036 gene encoding probable chlorophyll(ide) b reductase NYC1, chloroplastic → MAAAVTRLHIWPLGLHLDRFNSKAHFRTGPTIILGVGPGLGGSLRTGCDGFRLKKCRAYRSESSDGGDVKEKERESARNGGKVKESVKLNKGNGFWSCLKYAVTAGFGSGSRNDDEYTKAVAKLEEVFSSIAVQIGRYIVTMMSTGVILGVGFQLSGGDSQMNTLIWYSWLGGIIIGTMIGANMVLEEHCRAGPRNVVITGSTRGLGKALAREFLLSGDRVVIASRSPESVDATVRELEENLREGLLSAGGSSRTDLRHAKVVGIACDVCNPDDVQKLGNFAAKELGCIDIWINNAGTNKGFRPLLQFTDEDIKQIVSTNLVGSLLCTREAMGLMENQVKGGHIFNMDGAGSGGSSTPLTAVYGSTKCGLRQLQASLLKESKRSKVGVHTASPGMVLTDLLLSGSTIQNKQMFNIICELPETVARTLVPRMRVVKGSGKAINYLTPPRILLALVTIWLRQGRWFDEQGRALYAAEADRIRNWAENRTRFSFTDAMEMYTEGTWLSVFSLSVVCAFIILSSTNSSFPGT, encoded by the exons ATGGCTGCTGCTGTTACAAGGCTTCACATATGGCCACTTGGGTTACACTTAGACCGGTTCAATTCCAAAGCTCATTTCCGAACCGGCCCGACCATCATACTTGGAGTTGGACCCGGTTTAGGTGGGTCATTGCGCACTGGCTGTGATGGGTTTCGCTTGAAAAAGTGCAGGGCTTATAGGAGTGAAAGTAGCGATGGAGGGGAcgtgaaagagaaagagagagaaagtgcgagAAACGGTGGGAAAGTGAAGGAAAGTGTGAAATTGAACAAGGGAAATGGGTTTTGGAGTTGCTTGAAGTACGCGGTCACTGCCGGTTTTGGCTCTGGTTCAAGAAATGATGACGAGTATACCAAAGCTGTGGCCAAGTTGGAGGAAGTCTTTTCCTCG ATTGCCGTCCAAATTGGAAGATATATTGTGACCATGATGAGTACTGGAGTTATATTAGGCGTTGGATTTCAGTTATCAG GCGGTGACAGCCAAATGAACACCTTAATCTGGTATAGCTGGCTTGGAGGGATTATCATTGGGACTATGATAGGAGCTAACATGGTTTTAGAGGAACACTGTCGTGCTGGTCCACGTAATGTTGTCATAACCGGAAG TACACGGGGACTTGGGAAGGCTCTTGCTCGTGAATTTCTTCTTTCTGGAGATAGAGTGGTTATTGCTTCTCGCAG CCCCGAGTCTGTAGACGCAACTGTGAGAGAGCTTGAGGAAAACTTGAGGGAAGGTCTACTCTCTGCAGGTGGCTCATCCAGGACAGACCTGAGACATGCAAAAGTCGTCGGAATAGCATGCGATGTTTGTAATCCTGATGATGTACAGAAATTGGGCAATTTTGCTGCCAAAGAACTTGGTTGCATTGAtatttgg ATTAATAATGCTGGCACAAACAAAGGATTTAGACCCTTGCTGCAGTTCACTGATGAAGACATTAAACAG ATTGTCTCAACAAACCTGGTTGGTTCCCTTCTTTGCACTCGAGAAGCCATGGGTTTAATGGAAAACCAAGTGAAGGGAGGGCACATATTTAACATGGATGGGGCAGGTTCTGGGGGATCAAGTACCCCTTTGACTGCTGT CTATGGATCGACAAAATGTGGCCTAAGGCAGCTTCAAGCATCACTCCTTAAGGAGTCAAAGCGATCCAAAGTAGGAGTCCACACAGCATCTCCAGGAATGGTTCTTACAGATTTACTTCTGAG TGGTTCCACCATACAAAATAAGCAAATGTTCAACATCATATGTGAGCTGCCCGAAACTGTCGCTAGAACTTTAGTTCCACGGATGCGGGTTGTAAAGGGAAGTGGGAAGGCCATAAACTACCTGACCCCACCTAGAATCTTACTTGCTTTGGTTACCATATGGCTGCGACAAGGGCGCTGGTTTGATGAACAG GGAAGAGCATTGTATGCTGCAGAGGCAGACAGAATTCGTAACTGGGCTGAAAACCGCACTCGATTTTCTTTCACTGATGCAATGGAGATGTACACCGAGGGCACTTGGTTGTCTGTGTTCTCACTCTCTGTCGTCTGTGCCTTCATAATTCTTTCCAGCACAAACAGTAGCTTCCCTGGCACTTGA